Proteins co-encoded in one Gossypium arboreum isolate Shixiya-1 chromosome 11, ASM2569848v2, whole genome shotgun sequence genomic window:
- the LOC108466014 gene encoding isocitrate dehydrogenase [NADP], producing the protein MGFEKIKVANPIVEMDGDEMTRVIWKSIKDKLILPFVELDIKYFDLGLPHRDATDDKVTIESAEATLKYNVAIKCATITPDEARVKEFDLKQMWKSPNGTIRNILNGTVFREPIICKNVPRLVPGWTKPICIGRHAFGDQYRATDAVIKGAGKLKLVFVPEGQGEKTEYEVFNFTGEGGVSLAMYNTDESIRAFAEASMNTAYQKKWPLYLSTKNTILKKYDGRFKDIFQEVYEANWKSKYEAAGIWYEHRLIDDMVAYALKSEGGYVWACKNYDGDVQSDFLAQGFGSLGLMTSVLVCPDGKTIEAEAAHGTVTRHFRVHQKGGETSTNSIASIFAWTRGLAHRAKLDDNPKLLDFIEKLEAACIATVESGKMTKDLALIIHGSKLARDKYLNTEEFIDAVAADLKARLC; encoded by the exons ATGGGTTTTGAGAAGATCAAGGTCGCCAATCCCATCGTTGAGATGGACG GAGATGAAATGACCAGAGTTATTTGGAAATCAATTAAGGATAAG CTCATTCTTCCCTTTGTGGAGTTGGACATAAAGTACTTTGACCTTGGTCTTCCACATCGTGATGCTACCGATGACAAAGTTACAATTGAAAGTGCAGAAGCTACTCTTAA GTACAATGTCGCCATCAAGTGTGCTACTATTACTCCAG ATGAAGCTCGTGTTAAGGAGTTTGACTTGAAGCAGATGTGGAAGAGCCCTAATGGGACTATTAGGAATATTTTGAACG GCACCGTCTTTAGAGAACCAATTATTTGCAAAAATGTCCCTCGACTTGTCCCAG GTTGGACAAAGCCTATATGCATTGGAAGGCATGCCTTCGGTGATCAGTACCGAGCAACTGATGCTGTCATTAAAGGAGCTGGGAAACTTAAACTTGTTTTTG TTCCAGAGGGACAGGGTGAGAAGACTGAATATGAAGTTTTCAACTTCACTGGTGAAGGAGGAGTTTCACTGGCCATGTATAACACAGATGAG TCTATTCGTGCCTTTGCCGAGGCTTCCATGAACACTGCTTATCAGAAGAAGTGGCCTCTTTATCTTAGTACGAAGAATACTATTCTTAAGAAGTATGATGGAAG ATTTAAGGATATCTTTCAAGAGGTTTATGAGGCTAACTGGAAATCAAAATATGAGGCTGCTGGGATATG GTATGAACACCGTCTCATTGATGATATGGtggcatatgctctaaagagtgAAGGTGGTTATGTTTGGGCATGCAAGAACTATGATGGTGATGTCCAGAGTGATTTCTTAGCCCAAG GTTTTGGATCTCTTGGATTGATGACATCTGTGCTG GTTTGCCCAGATGGGAAAACAATAGAAGCAGAAGCTGCTCATGGTACTGTTACACGGCATTTCAGAGTTCACCAAAAGGGTGGTGAGACCAGCACGAACAGCATAGCATCTATCTTTGCTTGGACACGTGGGCTTGCACACAG GGCAAAATTGGATGACAATCCTAAACTCTTAGATTTCATTGAGAAACTAGAGGCAGCTTGTATTGCAACTGTGGAATCTGGAAAGATGACCAAAGATCTTGCACTAATCATTCACGGCTCTAA GCTTGCTAGGGACAAGTACCTGAATACTGAGGAGTTCATTGATGCTGTTGCAGCAGATCTAAAAGCAAGACTTTGTTAA
- the LOC108466015 gene encoding UTP--glucose-1-phosphate uridylyltransferase encodes MEKLEHLKSAVAALSEISENEKNGFINLVSRYLSGEAQHIEWSKIQTPTDEVVVPYDTLSPSPDDPAETKKLLDKLVVLKLNGGLGTTMGCTGPKSVIEVRNGLTFLDLIVIQIENLNSKYGCNVPLVLMNSFNTHDDTLKIVDKYSNSNIEIHTFNQSQYPRLVVEDFAPLPSKGQHGKDGWYPPGHGDVFPSLMNSGKLDAFLSQGKEYVFVANSDNLGAIVDLKILNHLVQNKNEYCMEVTPKTLADVKGGTLISYEGKVQLLEIAQVPDEHVNEFKSIEKFKIFNTNNLWVNLNAIKRLVEADALKMEIIPNPKEVNGIKVLQLETAAGAAIRFFDHAIGINVPRSRFLPVKATSDLLLVQSDLYTLVDGFVIRNKDRANPTNPSIELGPEFKKVGNFLSRFKSIPSIIELDSLKVTGDVWFGAGIVLKGKVSIAAKPGVKLEIPDGAVIENKEINGPEDI; translated from the exons ATGGAAAAGCTGGAACACCTCAAATCTGCCGTCGCTGCTCTTTCTGAAATCAG TGAAAATGAGAAAAACGGATTCATCAACCTTGTCTCCCGCTATCTCAG TGGAGAAGCTCAGCACATAGAGTGGAGTAAGATCCAGACTCCAACTGATGAAGTGGTTGTTCCTTATGACACCTTGTCTCCCTCTCCTGATG ATCCTGCTGAAACCAAGAAGCTCTTGGACAAACTTGTTGTCTTAAAGCTTAATGGAGGTCTTGGAACCACTATGGGATGTACTGGTCCCAA ATCCGTCATTGAAGTTCGCAATGGCTTGACTTTTCTTGACCTAATTGTTATTCAGATCGAG AATCTTAATTCTAAATACGGATGTAATGTTCCGTTGGTTCTGATGAACTCATTCAACACCCATGATGACACATTGAAG ATTGTCGACAAGTACTCAAATTCAAACATTGAGATTCATACTTTCAATCAG AGCCAATATCCTCGTCTGGTTGTTGAAGATTTTGCTCCATTACCAAGCAAAGGCCAGCATGGCAAGGATGGATG GTATCCTCCTGGTCATGGTGATGTGTTCCCATCTCTAATGAACAGTGGCAAGCTTGATGCTTTCTTATCACAG GGCAAGGAGTATGTCTTCGTTGCAAACTCAGACAATCTGGGTGCTATTGTTGACTTGA AAATCTTAAACCATTTGGTCCAAAACAAGAATGAATATTGTATGGAG GTTACACCCAAAACCCTAGCTGATGTCAAGGGTGGTACTCTTATTTCTTATGAAGGAAAAGTTCAG CTCCTTGAAATTGCTCAAGTCCCTGATGAACAT GTCAATGAGTTCAAGTCTatagaaaagtttaaaattttcaatacaaACAATTT GTGGGTCAACCTGAATGCTATCAAGAGGCTTGTGGAAGCTGATGCACTCAAGATGGAGATCATTCCAAACCCGAAG GAGGTCAATGGAATCAAGGTTCTTCAACTGGAAACTGCAGCTGGTGCAGCAATTAGG TTCTTTGATCATGCTATTGGTATCAACGTACCTCGATCGCGATTCCTTCCTGTGAAGGCAACTTCAGATTTGCTTCTTGTTCAG TCTGACCTTTACACCTTAGTTGATGGATTTGTTATCCGGAATAAAGATAGAGCGAATCCTACAAACCCATCCATAGAATTGGGGCCTGAATTCAAGAAG GTTGGTAACTTCTTAAGTCGATTCAAGTCGATTCCGAGCATCATTGAGCTTGATAGTCTTAAGGTGACTGGTGATGTTTGGTTTGGTGCTGGCATTGTGCTCAAG GGGAAAGTGAGTATCGCTGCAAAACCCGGGGTGAAGTTGGAGATTCCTGATGGAGCTGTAATTGAGAACAAG GAAATTAATGGCCCCGAAGACATCTGA